The Geothrix sp. genome has a window encoding:
- a CDS encoding Fic family protein, whose protein sequence is MRLAFTITSYGDVIAVKRTRQSYSKHVGARPSGEGLDPTLSDSPSPKALRRAHGILISEEQIQDRWIWQHSDWPAFTWQWDQLVGPLGMANQALGRLQMASRVLSPKALQEVLVEILTLEGVSTSAIEGEKINPASMAASVARHLGLLVDGTAPIDRQAEGVSAVLSDAMQHPNTPLTLDRLCRWHRALFPESRPGVAVGMLRPGQVHVETRVSEEESLVHFMAVPRAQLEPELDRFLEWFNSGSSMDGLVRAGMAHLWFVTIHPFDDGNGRITRALTDLALTQAHNTNPIVRMSTRILQVRLDYYAALESAQAFRHDLDITPWLHWFLTQVAEACTQPEQIIRRSLAKGTFWARNNDKQINDRQRKILNRLLDAGPGGFEGGMTTRKYVSMADCSPITASRDLADLAASGCLIAAGAGRSTHYVIPWDTLLAPK, encoded by the coding sequence ATGCGATTAGCATTCACAATTACATCATATGGAGATGTGATTGCTGTGAAGCGCACGCGCCAATCATATTCAAAGCATGTTGGAGCCCGCCCCTCGGGGGAGGGACTGGATCCAACCCTCTCGGATTCCCCATCGCCGAAGGCTCTCCGTCGCGCCCACGGCATTCTTATCTCCGAGGAACAGATCCAGGATCGGTGGATCTGGCAGCACTCGGACTGGCCTGCCTTCACCTGGCAGTGGGATCAGCTGGTGGGACCGCTCGGAATGGCGAACCAGGCTCTGGGGCGCCTCCAGATGGCCAGTCGCGTCCTATCTCCGAAGGCTCTCCAAGAAGTGCTGGTCGAAATCCTCACGCTGGAGGGAGTGAGTACCAGCGCCATAGAGGGAGAAAAGATCAATCCAGCCTCCATGGCTGCCTCCGTCGCCCGTCACCTTGGCCTCCTAGTGGATGGCACCGCACCCATTGATCGGCAGGCGGAGGGGGTGAGTGCTGTTCTCTCGGATGCTATGCAGCATCCAAACACCCCGCTCACCTTGGACCGCCTCTGCCGCTGGCATCGGGCTCTCTTTCCTGAGAGCCGCCCGGGTGTTGCCGTCGGGATGCTTCGGCCAGGACAGGTCCATGTGGAGACCCGCGTATCAGAAGAAGAATCTCTTGTTCACTTCATGGCCGTGCCACGAGCCCAGCTGGAACCAGAACTTGATCGATTCCTCGAGTGGTTCAACTCAGGTTCATCCATGGATGGGCTGGTGCGCGCCGGCATGGCTCATCTCTGGTTCGTCACCATCCATCCTTTTGATGATGGCAACGGCCGAATCACCCGAGCACTCACGGACCTGGCTCTCACTCAGGCGCACAACACCAACCCCATCGTTCGAATGTCCACGAGGATCCTCCAGGTTCGCCTGGATTACTACGCGGCTCTAGAATCGGCCCAGGCTTTTCGCCACGACCTAGACATTACGCCCTGGCTGCACTGGTTCCTCACCCAAGTTGCTGAGGCCTGCACTCAGCCTGAGCAGATAATCCGACGCTCACTCGCAAAGGGCACCTTCTGGGCCCGCAACAACGACAAGCAGATCAACGATCGCCAGCGAAAGATCCTCAACCGGCTCCTGGATGCAGGGCCTGGCGGCTTTGAGGGAGGCATGACGACCCGCAAATACGTCTCTATGGCGGATTGCAGCCCTATCACCGCTTCCCGCGATCTTGCAGATCTTGCCGCCAGCGGGTGTCTTATCGCCGCTGGGGCTGGGCGTAGTACGCACTATGTCATTCCTTGGGATACCCTGCTTGCTCCGAAATAG
- a CDS encoding helix-turn-helix transcriptional regulator, translated as MSNFASSLKAEILRLARKEVRQEVEGLKKASAHYRSEIAALKRCMEALEKMRARAEKKAGHDASQAEASGGKPTFRFSAKGLAAKRQKLGLSAAEIGVVLGVSAQTVYNWESGKSRPQARQLEAIAALRGMGKRQIAAKLAEPPRE; from the coding sequence ATGTCCAATTTCGCGTCTTCCCTAAAAGCTGAGATCCTTCGCCTGGCCCGGAAGGAAGTCCGCCAGGAAGTGGAGGGCCTGAAGAAGGCATCTGCCCATTACCGGTCCGAAATCGCGGCCTTGAAGCGATGTATGGAGGCCCTAGAAAAGATGCGTGCTCGGGCCGAGAAGAAAGCTGGACACGATGCCTCTCAGGCAGAGGCCTCTGGCGGGAAACCGACCTTCCGCTTCAGCGCCAAGGGCCTCGCGGCCAAGAGGCAGAAACTCGGATTGTCTGCCGCAGAGATAGGGGTGGTTCTTGGAGTATCCGCCCAGACTGTCTACAACTGGGAGTCTGGCAAGTCCCGGCCACAGGCTCGCCAGCTGGAAGCCATTGCCGCCCTCCGGGGCATGGGGAAGAGGCAGATCGCAGCCAAGCTCGCTGAGCCACCCCGTGAATGA
- a CDS encoding IS110 family transposase: MDVSKATFDAALWGHQDFQRMATAAFPRTEEGVQAFRTWALAHGGDAVGVVMEATGCYSQELARWLQRDLPGSRIAIVNPSLVKAFGRSLALRNKTDRLDARMLARYGQERAPEAWMPMTAERVELRDLIRTRAKLVRLQITIRLQITIRLRLDDTLVRIGSPAGKAQQKVLQVLQGQVEALDRAIDRQLRLVADLGHAVALLTTIPGVGRITAVTLLGEAGDLRAFRRGRQLAAFVGVSPRRYDSGSSVRGRTRMCRIGGAHARTVLYMAAVAASRTRHASRGLLPASGGPGEAQEIRPRRPHEETGPRHAGRPDPGRTLFPPASLTPCYSCTAEPTSTDTARDKAPRGRKGCAAVWRCNPCALGPCRARAIICPRRKSFRYPCFQTHHIIRQEFTVPSQKQEVTCQNRR; encoded by the coding sequence ATGGATGTCTCCAAGGCCACCTTCGATGCCGCCCTCTGGGGCCACCAGGACTTCCAGAGGATGGCCACGGCAGCCTTTCCTCGCACGGAGGAAGGCGTCCAGGCCTTCCGAACCTGGGCCCTGGCCCATGGTGGCGATGCGGTCGGCGTGGTCATGGAGGCCACCGGCTGCTATTCCCAGGAGCTCGCCCGGTGGCTCCAGCGGGATCTGCCCGGCAGCCGGATCGCCATCGTCAATCCCTCCCTGGTGAAGGCCTTCGGGCGTTCGCTGGCCCTGCGCAACAAGACCGATCGCCTGGATGCCCGCATGCTCGCCCGCTATGGCCAGGAGCGGGCCCCAGAGGCCTGGATGCCCATGACCGCCGAGCGGGTCGAATTGAGAGACTTGATCCGAACCCGAGCCAAGCTGGTCCGCCTCCAGATCACGATCCGCCTCCAGATCACGATCCGCCTCCGGCTGGACGACACCCTCGTGAGGATCGGCAGTCCTGCAGGGAAGGCCCAGCAGAAGGTCCTGCAGGTGCTCCAGGGCCAGGTCGAGGCCCTGGACAGGGCCATTGATCGCCAGCTCCGCCTGGTTGCCGACCTGGGTCATGCGGTGGCCCTGCTCACGACCATTCCCGGGGTCGGCAGGATCACTGCGGTCACGCTGCTGGGGGAAGCGGGAGACCTCCGAGCCTTCCGGCGCGGACGGCAATTGGCCGCCTTCGTCGGCGTCTCCCCGCGCCGCTACGACTCGGGCAGCAGCGTCCGAGGCCGCACCCGCATGTGCCGGATCGGAGGCGCCCACGCCCGGACAGTCCTCTACATGGCCGCCGTCGCAGCCAGTCGCACACGCCACGCCTCTCGGGGACTTCTACCGGCATCTGGTGGACCAGGGGAAGCCCAAGAAATCCGCCCTCGGCGCCCTCATGAAGAAACTGGTCCTCGTCATGCGGGCCGTCCCGATCCAGGACGAACCCTATTCCCCCCAGCCAGCCTGACTCCCTGCTATTCCTGCACAGCGGAGCCAACCAGCACGGACACGGCACGGGACAAAGCTCCGCGGGGTCGCAAGGGGTGTGCCGCAGTCTGGCGGTGCAACCCTTGCGCCCTTGGCCCGTGCCGTGCCCGTGCGATCATTTGCCCGCGCAGGAAAAGCTTCCGGTACCCTTGCTTTCAAACACACCACATCATTAGGCAAGAATTCACCGTGCCCAGCCAGAAACAGGAGGTGACATGTCAAAACAGACGGTAG
- a CDS encoding nuclear transport factor 2 family protein: MSKQTVETEIIRLESDALRRWCDGDPSGFIEISAPDVVYFDPMLECRLDGLEALTRYYEPIRGKVKAKRFELRNPLVQIAGDAAVLTFNFVSCDASDTEHRWNCTEVYRRTAKEWQIIQTHWSPTKPTLV, translated from the coding sequence ATGTCAAAACAGACGGTAGAAACCGAAATAATCAGGTTGGAAAGCGACGCCCTGCGGCGGTGGTGCGACGGTGATCCATCAGGATTCATCGAAATCTCCGCACCTGATGTCGTCTATTTTGATCCGATGTTGGAGTGCCGGCTCGACGGCTTGGAAGCCTTGACCAGATATTACGAACCGATTAGGGGAAAAGTTAAAGCCAAGCGATTCGAGCTACGGAATCCATTAGTTCAGATTGCTGGAGACGCCGCAGTGCTTACATTCAATTTCGTCTCGTGTGATGCAAGTGACACAGAACACAGATGGAATTGCACAGAGGTGTACCGTCGAACAGCAAAGGAATGGCAAATCATTCAAACTCATTGGTCCCCAACGAAGCCAACACTCGTCTAA
- a CDS encoding YdeI/OmpD-associated family protein, whose amino-acid sequence MIITDSVEPKTRQEWRNWLDLNHSQAKEIWLIFLKKHTKQAAITYQEALEEALCFGWIDGVRQRIDDLRYAQRFSPRTKSSRWSETNKALAAALEAKGLMTPAGLASKSASPASANPTQQLDSGIPAWLTMAIQANATAWRNFTSLPGSYQRRYVGWILSAKREETRNKRVTEAISLLVENKRLGLGPGEVRK is encoded by the coding sequence ATGATCATTACGGATTCAGTTGAACCAAAGACCCGTCAGGAATGGCGCAATTGGCTTGATCTCAACCACAGTCAGGCCAAAGAGATTTGGCTCATTTTCCTTAAGAAGCACACCAAGCAAGCTGCGATCACATATCAAGAAGCTCTCGAAGAGGCGCTGTGCTTTGGCTGGATCGACGGAGTTCGGCAACGGATTGATGACCTTCGATACGCTCAGCGTTTCTCACCAAGAACCAAGTCTTCTCGTTGGTCTGAAACAAACAAGGCGCTCGCCGCGGCATTGGAGGCTAAAGGCCTCATGACACCTGCGGGCCTTGCTTCCAAATCCGCTTCACCGGCCAGCGCAAATCCCACTCAGCAGCTCGACTCAGGGATACCCGCTTGGCTGACAATGGCAATTCAAGCTAATGCAACCGCCTGGAGAAACTTCACATCCCTTCCGGGGTCGTATCAGCGCCGGTATGTTGGCTGGATTTTGTCTGCCAAGCGCGAGGAGACACGAAACAAACGAGTCACAGAGGCGATTTCGCTTCTTGTTGAAAACAAGCGCCTGGGCCTCGGCCCAGGTGAGGTTAGGAAATGA
- a CDS encoding ATP-binding protein, whose translation MRPETVERALDQQQKKHHQAEASTVRVATEKIDSLVNLVGELVITQAMLSQASQASHTKLGEEQLAAALLQLDRQTRELQEWVMGIRMVPAEMVFSRFPRLVHELGRQLCKDVELVMEGQSTELDKTFIEMLVESLTHLVRNAVDHGMEDRAARATTGKALQEGTILLRASSRGGHIHIEVRDDGRGLDRERILAKAVARGVGVGVDMVRQNVRALGGRIEVESVPGRGTTIRLVLPLTLAILDGLTVRVGMETFVFPLASVLESFLRQAGDVQTVKGDREVISLRGEYIPVVRLWKLLGRGRRAKRARAGP comes from the coding sequence GTGAGGCCCGAGACGGTGGAGCGCGCCCTGGACCAGCAGCAAAAGAAGCACCACCAGGCTGAGGCCTCCACCGTGCGTGTGGCCACCGAAAAGATCGACAGTCTGGTGAACCTGGTGGGCGAGCTCGTCATTACTCAGGCCATGCTCTCCCAGGCCTCGCAGGCCTCCCACACCAAGCTGGGCGAGGAGCAGCTGGCCGCGGCCCTACTGCAGCTGGACCGGCAGACTCGGGAGCTCCAGGAGTGGGTCATGGGCATCCGCATGGTCCCAGCGGAGATGGTGTTCTCCCGCTTCCCGCGCCTCGTCCACGAACTGGGCAGACAGCTGTGCAAGGATGTGGAGCTGGTGATGGAGGGGCAATCCACCGAACTGGACAAAACCTTCATCGAGATGCTCGTGGAATCCCTGACGCACCTGGTGCGCAACGCCGTGGACCACGGGATGGAGGACCGCGCGGCCCGAGCGACCACGGGTAAGGCCCTCCAGGAGGGCACCATCCTGCTGCGCGCCTCCAGCCGCGGCGGCCACATTCACATCGAGGTACGGGACGACGGCCGAGGCCTGGACCGCGAGCGCATCCTCGCCAAGGCGGTGGCCCGGGGCGTGGGCGTGGGCGTGGACATGGTCCGCCAGAATGTGCGGGCCCTGGGCGGTCGCATCGAGGTGGAGAGCGTCCCGGGCCGGGGCACCACTATTCGCCTAGTGCTGCCCCTCACCCTGGCTATTCTTGACGGGCTCACGGTCCGGGTGGGCATGGAGACCTTCGTTTTTCCCCTGGCCTCGGTGCTAGAGAGCTTCCTGAGACAGGCCGGCGATGTGCAGACTGTGAAGGGGGACCGCGAGGTGATCAGCCTTCGGGGCGAGTACATCCCCGTGGTGCGGCTGTGGAAGCTGCTGGGGAGGGGGAGGCGCGCGAAGAGAGCTCGGGCCGGACCCTGA
- a CDS encoding chemotaxis protein CheW, producing MVLVESEGRRAAMAVDELLGQQQVVIKSLETHYRRVEGVSGATILGDGRVALILDVPGLLRLEAGEAAVRV from the coding sequence ATGGTGCTGGTGGAATCCGAGGGTCGCCGGGCCGCCATGGCGGTGGACGAGCTGCTGGGCCAGCAGCAGGTGGTCATCAAGAGCCTCGAGACCCACTACCGGCGCGTGGAGGGCGTCTCGGGCGCCACCATCCTGGGCGACGGGCGCGTTGCCCTCATCCTCGATGTGCCAGGTCTCCTGCGCCTGGAGGCTGGCGAGGCTGCGGTCAGGGTATGA
- a CDS encoding CheR family methyltransferase: protein MTLRPRTERGPLVLDPPPLSTAIFRPLRAPPHDHAVIALAPHNLAMVQSRLAKRLGALGLTDYEVYLAQAADPESDEWAEFINVLTTNLTSFFREGHHFTRLVELLQVRGLPSRLRLWSAGCSTGEEPYTLAMTLLKAFGTVPPRDE, encoded by the coding sequence ATGACTCTCCGGCCCCGAACGGAGCGAGGGCCCCTGGTCCTGGATCCCCCTCCCCTATCCACAGCGATCTTCCGGCCCCTCCGCGCGCCCCCGCACGACCATGCGGTCATCGCCCTGGCCCCCCACAATCTGGCCATGGTCCAGTCGCGGCTGGCCAAGAGGCTCGGCGCCCTGGGACTGACGGACTACGAGGTATACCTGGCCCAGGCGGCCGACCCCGAGTCTGACGAGTGGGCCGAGTTCATCAACGTCCTCACCACCAACCTCACGAGCTTCTTCCGCGAGGGCCACCACTTCACTCGGCTGGTTGAGCTGCTGCAGGTCCGCGGGCTTCCGTCCCGCCTCCGCCTCTGGAGCGCGGGCTGCTCCACGGGAGAGGAGCCCTACACCCTGGCCATGACCCTGCTGAAGGCCTTCGGCACCGTTCCGCCTAGGGACGAATGA
- a CDS encoding S8 family peptidase — protein MRAFPAFANGLSDGSPIALQFAEIENFVPQLPMERLRGDYTDSSRVFEVGLHLLPDAAEEELRAHFIAYAQECGFKVNEELIFNAGGMVFLAVEGEAKGITELAKFTMIRVLRPMPRLRGVRPVTRGAPLALTFALSGLDPISREPKVAILDGGMPREHVLGGYVRRYFEADPSAHDVDDYLHHGLGVTSAFLFGPIEPGTIAPRPYAAVDHHRVLDSQSDEEDPYELFRTLANVETILLSRQYQFINLSLGPDLSIEDHEVHAWTSVIDTILSDGETLMSVAVGNNGQHDDATGLSRIQVPSDCVNALSVGAADQRGTMWTRASYSAKGPGRSPGRRKPDLLAFGGSPRDYFHVAGPGLRPEASATLGTSFAAPLALRSAVGVRAILGDEVYPLTTKALLIHGCDSRPTDDPDEIGWGRAPEDINQLITCSDGVARIIYQGELRPGKYLRARVPLPKDPLTGKVNLRATFCYASPIDPEDAAAYTKAGLEITFRPHKEKKKPGAVEATSQTFFPMAEFRTEAELRTDLGKWETVLHAQSNFYGASLYEPVFDVHYNARDGGGLAGAGAQRIRYALVLTVTAPKHPNLHQEILDAHTVLQALAPQIALPIRL, from the coding sequence ATGCGCGCCTTTCCCGCCTTTGCAAATGGATTATCCGACGGAAGTCCCATCGCCCTTCAGTTCGCCGAGATCGAGAACTTTGTCCCACAGCTCCCGATGGAACGCCTGAGGGGTGATTACACTGACTCATCAAGGGTATTCGAGGTCGGTCTCCATCTTCTTCCTGACGCCGCAGAGGAGGAGCTTCGGGCTCACTTCATTGCCTACGCTCAGGAGTGTGGATTTAAGGTCAATGAAGAATTGATCTTCAATGCTGGTGGCATGGTGTTTCTGGCTGTTGAGGGTGAAGCAAAAGGAATCACAGAACTAGCCAAGTTCACAATGATACGGGTCCTTAGACCAATGCCTCGTCTTCGTGGGGTCCGCCCAGTGACAAGGGGGGCTCCGTTGGCTCTGACCTTTGCGCTTTCGGGCCTCGACCCAATATCTCGTGAACCTAAGGTGGCCATCCTTGATGGAGGGATGCCTCGGGAACATGTATTGGGGGGATATGTACGACGTTACTTCGAGGCAGACCCCAGTGCTCATGATGTTGATGATTACCTGCACCACGGTTTGGGCGTCACCTCGGCGTTTCTTTTTGGGCCAATCGAACCAGGAACAATTGCTCCCCGGCCGTACGCAGCCGTGGACCACCATAGGGTTCTTGACTCTCAGAGCGATGAAGAGGATCCCTACGAGCTGTTCCGGACCTTGGCCAATGTAGAAACCATTCTGCTATCACGGCAGTACCAGTTCATAAACCTTAGCCTGGGACCTGACCTGTCAATTGAGGATCACGAAGTTCATGCCTGGACCTCGGTGATTGATACCATCTTGAGCGATGGGGAGACCCTTATGTCCGTGGCTGTTGGCAACAATGGCCAGCATGATGACGCCACCGGGCTGAGCCGAATTCAGGTTCCTAGCGACTGCGTGAACGCACTTTCCGTTGGGGCAGCTGATCAGCGTGGAACAATGTGGACCCGAGCTTCATATAGCGCCAAGGGGCCTGGCCGAAGCCCTGGTCGTCGGAAACCAGACCTCCTCGCTTTTGGTGGATCTCCCAGGGATTACTTCCATGTTGCGGGTCCAGGCCTCCGTCCAGAAGCTAGCGCCACACTCGGCACTAGCTTTGCGGCTCCTTTGGCGCTGCGCTCTGCGGTTGGCGTTCGGGCGATTTTGGGGGACGAGGTATACCCTCTCACCACAAAGGCCCTGCTGATCCACGGGTGCGATTCCCGGCCAACAGACGATCCGGATGAAATCGGTTGGGGCCGCGCACCGGAAGACATCAACCAGCTCATCACTTGTTCAGATGGGGTTGCCCGAATCATCTATCAAGGTGAACTGCGTCCGGGGAAATACCTCAGGGCTCGTGTTCCTCTCCCGAAAGATCCATTGACGGGAAAGGTCAACCTCCGTGCGACATTCTGTTATGCCAGTCCGATAGATCCCGAAGATGCAGCGGCCTATACGAAGGCGGGTCTTGAGATCACCTTCAGGCCGCACAAAGAAAAGAAAAAGCCTGGAGCGGTCGAGGCAACTTCCCAGACATTCTTTCCAATGGCCGAATTCCGAACTGAAGCCGAGCTAAGAACGGATCTTGGGAAATGGGAGACAGTTCTCCATGCCCAGTCCAACTTTTATGGCGCAAGCCTCTACGAACCAGTATTCGATGTTCATTACAACGCTAGGGACGGCGGGGGGCTTGCCGGAGCGGGAGCGCAAAGAATCCGATATGCACTCGTATTGACCGTGACCGCACCAAAGCACCCGAATCTTCACCAAGAAATTCTTGATGCCCATACCGTGCTCCAGGCTCTCGCGCCGCAGATTGCTCTGCCCATCCGTTTATAG
- a CDS encoding ATP-binding protein — protein MPSAPVSDIKALQDEIANLARLATLSSDEDVRLYLARLVRKYRTSQPALAERLDQSLKATRTRSGGPSLLRQGSTSELTAASGPVPTDGDTRLALIRVFDDRDGLAPPLLAQELLSQIEAIVQEREARDQLLRKGITPTRSAAMIGPPGVGKTLSARWIASRVGKPLWVLDLAAVMSSYLGRTGNNLRSALDYAKANEAVLLLDEFDAIAKRRGDETDVGELKRLVTVMLQEIDLWPDNSLLLAATNHPELVDPALWRRFDTVLKFDVPSQTAIQVAVERFLDRDLKDFASWVPILGLAFRGKSLSDVERAINTLRRGHALRAAPTEELVGTLVGQAHANLPRADRTKMAIQMAKKGTYTYLQISQLTGVARDTIRKHAGPSPRRGRGMK, from the coding sequence ATGCCTAGCGCGCCTGTTTCCGACATCAAGGCTCTACAAGACGAGATCGCCAACTTGGCGCGATTGGCGACTTTGTCATCGGATGAAGATGTTCGCCTGTACCTGGCAAGGCTGGTGAGGAAATATCGCACCTCACAACCTGCTCTTGCCGAGCGGTTGGATCAAAGCCTAAAGGCGACCCGGACTCGCTCCGGGGGACCATCCCTCCTACGTCAGGGCTCAACTTCGGAACTGACGGCGGCATCTGGCCCCGTTCCAACCGATGGCGATACTCGCCTCGCCCTCATTCGGGTCTTCGATGACCGGGATGGACTCGCCCCCCCGTTGCTTGCTCAGGAATTGCTCAGTCAAATCGAGGCCATCGTTCAGGAGCGTGAGGCCCGAGACCAACTCCTTCGGAAAGGCATCACTCCAACTCGATCTGCGGCCATGATCGGTCCCCCAGGGGTCGGCAAGACATTGTCGGCACGTTGGATTGCAAGCCGAGTCGGAAAACCTCTGTGGGTGCTTGATCTGGCCGCGGTCATGAGTAGCTACTTGGGAAGGACGGGGAACAACCTTCGTTCCGCTCTCGACTACGCCAAAGCCAACGAAGCAGTCCTGTTGCTTGATGAGTTCGATGCAATAGCCAAGAGACGTGGCGACGAAACGGATGTAGGAGAACTTAAGCGGCTTGTGACCGTGATGCTGCAAGAGATCGATCTGTGGCCTGATAACAGCTTGCTCTTGGCGGCCACCAATCATCCCGAGTTGGTAGATCCCGCACTTTGGCGTAGGTTCGACACTGTTCTTAAGTTCGATGTGCCCTCACAGACGGCCATACAGGTCGCTGTCGAGCGATTCCTTGACCGTGACCTCAAAGATTTTGCATCTTGGGTGCCAATTCTAGGCCTCGCCTTTAGGGGGAAGTCGCTTTCCGATGTAGAACGCGCTATCAATACCCTTCGGAGGGGCCACGCCCTTCGTGCTGCGCCCACAGAGGAATTGGTGGGGACCCTAGTTGGGCAAGCTCATGCGAATCTTCCACGAGCTGATCGAACGAAAATGGCCATCCAAATGGCGAAGAAGGGGACATACACCTACTTGCAGATTAGCCAGCTGACGGGTGTTGCCCGAGACACCATTCGAAAGCACGCTGGACCGTCGCCTCGACGAGGAAGGGGGATGAAGTAG